One Acropora palmata chromosome 2, jaAcrPala1.3, whole genome shotgun sequence genomic window carries:
- the LOC141871420 gene encoding uncharacterized protein LOC141871420, translating to MLRELQLSDTVPPWYSPAVPKPIYESPKAQAYWDIPVFAVSEQVKQNRVDARFIDHEKKKVLAVEMSCPWTENREKKQEEKTIKYGPLRWELKQQFPGYDIRQYNIIIDVLGGWSTEVDEATRELFGARGGEILLRMQRAVISHTLNIARTLKVMS from the coding sequence ATGCTAAGAGAGCTTCAACTCTCTGATACAGTGCCACCGTGGTATTCTCCGGCCGTCCCAAAACCCATCTACGAGTCACCCAAGGCCCAAGCATATTGGGATATACCAGTCTTTGCAGTAAGTGAGCAAGTAAAGCAGAACAGAGTGGATGCGAGATTTATAGatcatgagaagaagaaagttctGGCGGTAGAAATGAGCTGCCCATGGACGgagaacagagaaaagaagcAAGAAGAGAAGACCATCAAGTATGGCCCCCTCCGCTGGGAACTCAAACAGCAGTTCCCAGGATATGACATCCGGcagtataacatcatcatcgaTGTCTTAGGAGGGTGGTCCACTGAGGTAGACGAGGCTACGAGGGAACTGTTCGGGGCTCGAGGAGGGGAGATTCTACTCCGGATGCAGAGAGCCGTCATCTCGCACACCCTAAACATTGCCCGCACACTGAAAGTGATGTCTTGA